Proteins encoded together in one Psychromonas sp. psych-6C06 window:
- the lspA gene encoding signal peptidase II, with product MTEIIEKSGLRWLWITAVLLILDQATKYWTVQALDLYESYEVLSFFNFTYARNYGAAFSFLGDAGGWQKYLFTSIAFAVSAYLLYSLKNNSVNKRWENIAFSLVLSGAIGNVMDRLMFGYVVDFLDFDLGFYRWPTFNVADIAIFIGAAMIILASLLYPEEQKDKAKEKENK from the coding sequence ATGACAGAGATAATTGAAAAGTCAGGGTTACGCTGGTTATGGATAACTGCCGTATTGTTAATTTTAGATCAAGCAACTAAATATTGGACCGTTCAGGCACTCGACCTTTATGAGTCTTATGAAGTATTATCTTTTTTTAATTTTACCTATGCGCGTAATTACGGAGCTGCTTTTAGTTTCTTAGGCGATGCAGGCGGCTGGCAAAAGTATCTGTTTACCAGTATTGCTTTTGCGGTGTCAGCCTATTTACTGTATTCATTGAAAAACAACAGTGTTAATAAACGTTGGGAAAATATTGCCTTTAGTTTAGTGTTGTCAGGCGCAATCGGTAATGTGATGGATCGATTGATGTTTGGCTATGTGGTTGATTTTTTAGATTTTGATTTAGGTTTTTATCGTTGGCCAACCTTTAATGTAGCGGATATTGCTATTTTTATTGGTGCCGCAATGATTATTCTTGCTTCTCTTCTCTACCCTGAAGAGCAAAAAGATAAAGCAAAAGAAAAGGAAAATAAATAA